The genomic DNA acagacccctccaaTCACACAACCCCCAATCACAcattacagagccccccaatcacacaattCCCCCATCACAGACCACTCTAATCACACAACCTCCCAATCACACAATcaccccatcacagagccctccaattGCACAATCCCCCCACCACAGATCCCTCCAATCACACAATCCCCCCACCACAGATTCCTCCAATCACACAATACCCCCTtcacagagccctccaatcacacaATCCCCACATCAGAGAGCCTCCCCTGTCACACATTCCTCCATCACAGAACCCCCAATCACACATCCCCAATCACacaatcccccatcacagagctccccaatAAGATAAttcccccatcacagcaccccatcacagagccctccaatcacacaatgcccccatcacagagccccgcAATCACAcattacagagccccccaatcacacaattcccccatcacagacccctccaaTCACACAACCCCCCAATCACACAATCACCCCATCACAGAGCCCACCAATCACataatcccccatcacagatccctccaaTCACACAAGCCCCCATTATAGATCCCTTcaatcacacagcccccccccatcacagtgtcccccaatcacacagtccccataATCATTGATCCTCCCATTCACACAGTCCCCTGATCACATCAGAGCCCTGCCTTTAGACTCTATCAGAACAGCTAAGGGCAGGAGGAGAAGGTCTGGAGGAGGTGGACGTCCATCCTCTCCTGAATACTGGGAACGGCCCTGCATGCTACCTGCCTCGGTTAAGTGTAATGAGCTGCTAttgggtacatagttacatagttacatagttagtaaggttgaatgaatgaatgaatgaatgaatgatttgtaaagcgctgcaaatgcgaactgaatcgcctcaaggagctgatgcgttgtgttgtcagcttcattagaagaggtaagtcttgagttttttcctgaatgccagatggttttcttccatgcggatgtgagtcggaagagagttccatagccgaggtccctggactgcaaatcttcgttcttcccttgctttgtagcggtatttgggaacgaggaggaggttttggctagatgatcgtagattgcgattcggtgtgtaatgttttattttctctagGAGGTATTGAGGGGTGTTtccatgtatgcatttgtgggtgagacagagggtcttgaaagtgatccgattctttactgttagtcAATGTAGCCTCCTCAgcgatggggagatggactcccagggtttttttcctgttattagtcttgccgccacgttttgaatggcctgtaggcacgtaagctgatattggggtagtcctatgtagagtgagtttgcatagtcgagacgggaattgatgattgttccaactactgctgctttgtcatcttctgcgatgaagggaatgagtctgcgtaacttgcggaggagatggtgcgatccactaactactgatcctatttgtgcatgtATTGTCATTTCTGggtcaaagataactccaagactttttGCCTTGGTGCTCGGAgaaatggtctgtccaaagatggcggggggtgtccatggggtcttggttttgggattttggttagcgtgtaggtggagaagttctgtttttgatccgttgagtttgagggaactaatggtcatccagtcatctattgaagtgaggcatttctctagttgctgatggtggtctttttgtccggtgatccgaaagtagatttgggtatggtctgcgtatgagtggaagcagaggtctgattttttgatgatattgaggagagggtggatgtaaatgttgaatagcactggcgacaagggggagccctgagggactccacaggagattgcccgggtttccgagggaaatgctcctagtttcactgtctgcgagcgattctctaagaaggatgcgaaccattttagactagaatctgtggctcctgctacttctgtgagccggacaagtagagtattgtgctccactgtgtcaaatgctgcactgaggtctaacagtaccaggagacatgattcgtcgtccgtcgtctgctgcttcgagtgcatcgtcccatatttttagaagtgcagtttccgtactatggcctgggcggaaacctgattgtagagtgtccaaaAGTTGATGCGTGtcaaggtggcgttgtagctgttgtactaccgctttctccataatcttggagacggtgttgaggTTTGTTGGTGGGTAGGTGGGCCGGCCACAACGCTATAGCAATGAATGACTTAGTGCATCACGGCCCTGGAACATCGCTAGTTGTTACGGTGCTGGTGGCCTGCCCACCCATGCCATGGCAACTTACGGCGCTGATCCAGGGCAAACTAGGTCTCCTACACATGGAACCCTTGGAAAAGAAATGGCACCCCGCTTGAGAAACACATTTACTTTTCCATGATATCTATGGAAGGAGTAATGGTTGTCacagaggctggacttcaaacagtTCTCACTTAGTTCATCTATATAACAGCTATAGTTCATCACCTGTATATTACATGGTGGATTCATTAAAGTAGTAGTTTACAATAAGGGATAACATTGTTATGTCTTTCAGTGTATTGTTACAccccacaggaagtgacaaggacgctGCATTCTTGGCAAGGTCAACGGGTATTTTCCATACTTGCAGACAATGCACTTGGCCTGAAAATGAAGAAACTAGTGGAGCCACCACATCTACACTGGCAAGCtacaaaatgttatattttttgggAGGGTTCAGATACATTTTAAACACAATTGATTTGATAGATATGAACCTTTCGTAAAGGCAATTATTATATTGGATGATCGTATTGTTATTTGCATGGCCAGCATAACACAAGCAAAGCCTTCTTGCGTTACTTTGGAAAATTGCAGACAATCACACATATACAACCCACTGGAATGGTGCAATACATAGCACAAACACCTTCAGTGCACACAGACATGTCATTAAAAAAAGTTAAATGCTGGCTTATGCAAGGCTTAATAAGCTTTGTGCTAACAAACTGGTTTTACTTTGTAATACAGTATCATAAATGTTTACTTCGGCTGCTGAGTTGCTGGCTTATTTTCAAAAGACGTGGGAAAAATTTGACAAGCCATTTTTAGTAACCACTATTTATACAACTTAAAATCGTAATTTGAGAATAATTTGCGATGCAAAATGTAAACAGGGTGTAAGGTTCATTGTTCTGATCAATATTATGGATTATGCATATGAAATTCAACCAAACTAATGTGCAAAGTATGTGACCCAATGCACAATGCCCTTCCTAAGCAATGTTATCCTCTCATTTCCAGCAATAGACAATTGATTTATTCATTACATTTCCTACTGTGGTTTCAGTAAATAAGAAAAAcacttaccagctccttccttAGCCAGATAAGGGCTTCATCAATACTGTCAAAGCCATGTATTTTCTTTGACTCCAAAGAGTTCTGCTTTGGGGTACCCAAGCTTTTCTGAATCTGTTTTATCTCTAGTGGTTGGAATGTCCCATCATCACCTTGGCTGGTTTCCTGAACTTCTTGTTCCAAGGGAGCTTCTGGGTTCTTCCATGGCTGATCCTCGAGCTTTGCCCTCCATTCTAGGTAAGATGGCCTGCGAGTTTCTAACCTCAGCTTCTCTGTCAGGGCCTTCAAGTTCCTTAGATGGTCGTCACCTGGTGGGATGGAGCTGCTATCTGCTTCATCATTAGCTTCCTCCACCTGGATCTTTGGTAATGACATGACAATAATTCTCACGAAGCCCAGTGGTGATAAGAATTAGTTATACGGTCCTCATGGTGCTTTTGGCTGGTCTCACAAACCATCTGTTTCTCCCAATTTGAAATATCTACTGCTGACTCATAAACTTGACTGTAACACCTAAAATAACAAAACATCAAGTGATTTAATTAAAGCATAACTCATTCAAAAAAGAAAATTACACACATGACAGAACAATAATCATACAGTGATTAGAGAAAGACAATTAATGCTACACTGTTTCTCATTTTAAGATAAACAGAATTATATGAAATATATACAAGCTAGTCAGCGTGCAATGACATGTTTGATATGTTACAGACACAACCTGGAAAGGGATAGAGTTGCTGGAGTATTCTGATGAGCAATgggtactttttttaattttttatttccacAGTAATAAATATATAGTATACTGTTGAGATTCCACTCTCCGGTGGGGCAAAATGTTaatgtgaaaactcaataaatcagAAATGCATTGTAGGCAAAGGTATGAGTATCAAGTTATCGAATTTCTAAAAAGACATATGAAGCGCTAATAGTCTTCAtgatacactatgttaccaaaagtattgggacacctgcctttccacgcacatgaactttaatgacatcccaatcttagtccgtagggttcaatattgagtcgaaCCACCCTTTGCatctacaacagcttcaactcttctgggaaggagcaaaaaaggtccataaagacatggatgagtgagtttggggtggaggaacttgactggcctgcatagagtcctgacctcaacccgatagaacaccaggCCTTCccgtgcacatcagtgcctgacctcgcaaatgcgcttctggaaaaatggtaaaACATTCTCAtcgacacacttctaaaccttgtggacagccttcccagaggagttgaagctgttatagtggcaaagggtgggccaactcaatattgaaccctacggactaagactgggatgccattcattcatgtgcgtgtaaaggcaggtgtcccaatacttttggtaatatagtttatatatacagtatatattaagaaAATTGTGTGTTGGCAGGCACCAAAGATGCTTGCACAAACCTTTTATTAATTTAAAGTACAAGTCATAAAACTGGATACAGTGCCAACATGAATGAAAATGCACTCTAAGGTGTCTGAACTTATCTTTCAACAGCTTGCTGAGTTTCTCAGAAGACCTGAAACCCTTGATGCTCTAATAAGTAAATGTCAACTTTGAGTGCTGGCATGCCCTCCAGCCTCTGCCACCACTCCCTCTGCTGCATCCGCCAGGAAAAATACCTTCTGGGTGTAGATGAGCGTGTAGCTTCCTCCCATTGGACAGCGCTTGAGTCTTGTAACAAGGCCCTGAGAACTTTCACATGTCTGAGGGAGTGATGTCACTGCTGCTCCTCATGGCAAACATTACCCAACGCTGGAGATGTTTGTGCCAGCTGCCATGGAGGACAGAGCACTGGTAAATTGAGttaaggggtcaggagggcacccTTTACTATTCCGGTTGAAAGTTACAGTGTCTCTTTAAACATAATAAAGGACTTCAGCAACTAATAGTGAGTCCCCAAGAGGTACGCCCAAAGTATTTAACTTTGTTTTATTCATATTTTAGAACATCCAGTTTTTGTGGCGCCCGAGGCACAAAAAAGTTGCTGGAACCTTAGCACACCTGAATTGCATTAATGCTTCTCTTTATCTAGCTCTTAATCCTGACAGGTTTACTTTGGCAACAAAATTATGGCCATCATTAAGTCCTTCCAGAGCAACTGCCGAGTATGAACTTTCCATAACAATGAACAGAGATTGCAGACACATGTGCAGAAGGAGTCGGAACCAGCAGTAAAGATTTTGAATGGAGACTGTGCAGTGATGCAGAATCTACACAGTGGAGAAAATCTGGTCATACATGGCTCGAAACTTAGCCACTTCCTGCAGACCTGGTGGTCCTGACAACACCACCTGGCTCACCTAAAGCTGATTTAACTGACTTAGCCAAGTGGGAAATTGTTGGCTAAACGTTGACTGCATCCTGTCGGATGCAGTAAC from Aquarana catesbeiana isolate 2022-GZ linkage group LG04, ASM4218655v1, whole genome shotgun sequence includes the following:
- the FAM167A gene encoding protein FAM167A, with the protein product MSLPKIQVEEANDEADSSSIPPGDDHLRNLKALTEKLRLETRRPSYLEWRAKLEDQPWKNPEAPLEQEVQETSQGDDGTFQPLEIKQIQKSLGTPKQNSLESKKIHGFDSIDEALIWLRKELTEMRLQDQQLARQLMRLRSDINKLKIEQTCHLHRRMLNDATYELEERDELSDLLCDFPMMSSFGLSTPLKLIGVTKMNINSRRFSLC